The following are encoded together in the Flavobacterium haoranii genome:
- the priA gene encoding replication restart helicase PriA, which translates to MLYFIEVVLPLAVAKTFTYQVSEAEFDYVQIGMRVAVPFGKTKIYTALVLSKHHNLPQLYQPKEIHQILDDKPIVNDIQIKHWEWIASYYMCSLGEVFRLALPTGFVLESETIISSSKDEVNRDEVRDDEFLILEALENNSSITVNDVIKILGKKTVLPVLNKMLSNRLIVLQEEIKESYKPKLVRYVKLHDEFSNQERLSELLEILNNAKKQRELVLQYFQLVAVEKKPISVKDLLEYSNVSNAVLKALVDKEIFEEYYLSQDRVSFDDKDEDYTIHLSKAQQVAFNEIKEGFLNSNVTLLHGVTASGKTEIYIKLIEEYIQEDKQVLFLLPEIALTTQLVQRLTDYFGNQVSVFHSKYTNNERIEVWNRLLDNSEHAKVVIGVRSALFLPFSNLGLIVVDEEHEPTFKQQDPAPRYHARDAAIVLAKQHDAKVLLGSATPSLETYFNVTKGKYQLVTLTERYGNVVLPEIELVDIKDKYFRKRMSGHFSDVLLENITETLAKNEQVILFQNRRGFSSFLECLTCGHVPHCPSCDVSLTYYKFKNHLKCHYCGYTMAVPLHCHSCNSVDLSTKGFGTEQVEEELKQLFPDKKIGRMDQDTTKGKFGYERIIDAFKNQEFDVLVGTQMLAKGLHFDNVTLVGILNADNLLNQPNFRAYERAFQLLTQVAGRAGRKEKKGKVIIQTFNPYHNTLQQVLSNNFVGMYKEQIYDRFNFKYPPYYRLIKITLKHRDFEKLKEGSLWMYNVLKQQLNLPVLGPEEPAVNRIRNEYIRTIMIKIPVEAHLGKTKKTIQKVLNSFDAVAQYRSIKYAVNVDFY; encoded by the coding sequence ATGCTGTATTTTATTGAGGTAGTTTTGCCTTTGGCTGTAGCCAAAACTTTTACTTATCAAGTTTCCGAAGCCGAATTTGACTATGTTCAAATTGGTATGCGAGTTGCTGTTCCATTTGGTAAAACAAAAATTTATACAGCTTTAGTTTTATCAAAACATCACAATTTACCCCAACTTTATCAACCTAAAGAAATTCATCAAATTTTAGACGATAAACCCATAGTAAATGATATACAAATAAAACATTGGGAGTGGATTGCATCTTACTATATGTGTTCTTTGGGAGAAGTATTCAGATTGGCATTGCCTACGGGTTTTGTTTTGGAAAGCGAAACTATAATTTCTTCTAGTAAAGATGAAGTAAATAGGGATGAGGTACGAGATGACGAGTTTTTAATTTTAGAAGCTCTAGAAAATAATTCAAGTATTACAGTAAATGATGTAATAAAAATATTAGGCAAAAAAACAGTTCTGCCTGTTTTGAATAAAATGCTAAGCAATAGATTGATTGTCTTACAAGAAGAAATAAAAGAAAGTTATAAGCCAAAACTTGTACGTTATGTAAAACTTCACGATGAGTTTTCAAATCAAGAACGACTTTCTGAACTGTTGGAAATTTTGAATAATGCCAAAAAACAACGTGAACTTGTTTTGCAATATTTTCAATTGGTTGCAGTTGAAAAAAAGCCAATTTCAGTTAAAGATTTATTAGAATATTCAAATGTTTCAAATGCTGTTTTGAAAGCTTTAGTTGATAAAGAAATTTTTGAAGAATACTATTTAAGTCAAGATAGGGTTTCTTTTGATGATAAAGACGAAGACTATACGATACATTTAAGTAAAGCACAACAAGTAGCATTTAACGAAATAAAAGAAGGTTTCTTAAACTCTAATGTTACTTTGTTGCACGGTGTTACGGCTTCTGGTAAAACGGAAATTTATATCAAACTAATTGAAGAGTATATTCAAGAAGATAAACAGGTTTTGTTTTTATTACCCGAAATTGCTCTTACAACACAATTAGTACAACGATTAACAGATTATTTTGGAAATCAAGTTTCAGTTTTTCATTCAAAATATACTAATAATGAGCGTATTGAAGTTTGGAATAGACTTTTAGATAATTCGGAACATGCTAAAGTAGTAATTGGTGTTCGTAGTGCTTTATTTTTACCTTTTTCAAATTTAGGATTAATTGTAGTTGACGAAGAACACGAACCTACATTTAAACAACAAGATCCTGCACCTAGATATCATGCACGAGATGCGGCAATTGTTTTAGCAAAACAACACGATGCAAAAGTTTTGTTAGGAAGTGCTACGCCAAGTTTAGAAACTTATTTTAATGTAACAAAAGGAAAATATCAATTAGTAACTCTAACGGAGCGGTACGGAAATGTAGTTTTGCCTGAAATTGAGTTGGTAGATATAAAAGATAAATATTTTAGAAAAAGAATGTCGGGACATTTTTCTGATGTTTTATTAGAAAATATTACCGAAACTTTAGCTAAAAATGAACAAGTTATTTTGTTTCAAAACCGTAGAGGTTTTTCTTCTTTTTTAGAGTGTTTAACCTGTGGTCATGTACCGCATTGTCCAAGTTGCGACGTTAGTTTAACCTATTATAAATTCAAAAATCATTTAAAGTGTCATTATTGTGGTTACACAATGGCGGTTCCGTTGCATTGTCATAGTTGTAATTCAGTAGATTTATCAACTAAAGGTTTTGGTACCGAACAAGTTGAAGAAGAGTTAAAGCAACTGTTTCCTGATAAGAAAATTGGTCGAATGGATCAAGATACTACAAAAGGGAAATTTGGTTACGAAAGAATTATTGATGCTTTTAAAAACCAAGAGTTTGACGTTTTGGTTGGAACACAAATGTTAGCTAAAGGTTTGCATTTTGATAATGTTACTTTGGTAGGAATACTCAATGCTGATAATTTATTAAATCAGCCTAATTTTAGAGCTTACGAAAGAGCTTTTCAGTTGTTGACACAAGTTGCTGGAAGAGCTGGAAGAAAAGAAAAAAAAGGTAAAGTTATCATCCAAACGTTTAATCCTTATCATAATACTTTACAGCAGGTTTTGAGCAATAATTTCGTAGGAATGTACAAAGAACAAATCTATGATCGATTCAATTTTAAATACCCACCTTATTACCGATTGATAAAAATCACCTTAAAACATCGTGATTTTGAAAAACTTAAAGAAGGTTCGTTATGGATGTATAATGTTTTGAAACAGCAATTAAATTTACCGGTTTTAGGTCCAGAAGAACCAGCGGTTAATAGAATTCGTAATGAATACATTAGAACCATTATGATTAAAATTCCAGTCGAAGCGCATTTAGGAAAAACAAAAAAAACTATTCAAAAAGTATTGAATAGTTTTGATGCTGTTGCGCAATATAGAAGCATAAAATATGCTGTAAATGTCGATTTTTATTAA
- a CDS encoding LytR/AlgR family response regulator transcription factor, giving the protein MKLNCIVVDDSAIQRMTITKLVNESPNLHLVGDYANALEAKNCINHHEVDLIFLDIEMPLINGFDLLDGMKVKPQIIFITSKADYAVKAFDYEATDFLQKPISKERFLKAVKKALELHQLRHDSSEDLGEAIIIKSNLKKLKIYTSKIKWVEAFGDYIKIIIDDENHLVLSTMKSFESELPQGKFVRVHKSYIVNVERVEKFNSKFAEIGNTKIPISRNKKDVISEAISQL; this is encoded by the coding sequence ATGAAACTAAACTGTATAGTCGTTGATGATAGCGCGATACAACGAATGACTATAACGAAACTAGTCAACGAGTCTCCAAACCTTCATTTAGTTGGAGATTATGCCAATGCCCTTGAAGCAAAAAATTGTATCAATCATCACGAAGTAGATTTAATTTTTCTAGACATTGAAATGCCTTTGATTAATGGGTTTGATCTTCTTGACGGAATGAAAGTTAAGCCTCAAATTATTTTTATTACTTCAAAAGCAGACTATGCCGTTAAAGCCTTTGATTATGAAGCAACCGACTTTTTACAAAAACCAATTTCGAAAGAACGTTTTTTAAAAGCTGTTAAAAAAGCTCTTGAATTACACCAACTAAGACATGATTCTAGTGAAGATTTAGGCGAAGCTATCATAATTAAAAGCAATTTAAAGAAATTAAAAATCTACACTTCAAAAATTAAATGGGTAGAAGCTTTTGGCGATTATATTAAGATTATTATTGATGATGAAAATCACTTAGTTTTATCTACCATGAAATCCTTTGAAAGCGAACTTCCACAAGGTAAATTCGTTAGAGTTCACAAATCTTACATTGTTAATGTAGAACGAGTTGAAAAGTTTAACAGTAAATTTGCCGAAATAGGAAATACAAAAATTCCTATTAGTAGAAATAAAAAAGATGTTATATCTGAAGCTATAAGTCAGCTTTAA
- the rpsF gene encoding 30S ribosomal protein S6, whose protein sequence is MNNYETVFILNPVLSEQQVKETVSKFEDFLTSKGAKMVSKEDWGLKKMAYEIQHKKSGFYHLFQFEATGEVIASLDTEFRRDERVMRFLTVSLDKHAVAWAERRREKLKSKSN, encoded by the coding sequence ATGAACAATTATGAAACTGTTTTCATCTTAAATCCCGTTTTATCTGAACAACAGGTAAAGGAAACAGTAAGCAAGTTTGAAGATTTTCTTACTTCAAAAGGGGCTAAGATGGTATCAAAAGAAGATTGGGGCTTAAAGAAAATGGCTTACGAAATTCAACACAAGAAATCTGGTTTTTATCACTTATTTCAATTTGAAGCAACTGGAGAAGTAATCGCTTCATTGGATACAGAATTCCGTCGTGATGAAAGAGTTATGCGTTTCTTAACAGTGTCTTTAGACAAACATGCTGTAGCTTGGGCTGAAAGAAGAAGAGAGAAGTTAAAATCTAAATCAAACTAA
- the rpsR gene encoding 30S ribosomal protein S18 — MSTLEQSAKGKKEGDIRYLTPLNIETNKQKKYCRFKKSGIKYVDYKDPDFLLKFVNEQGKILPRRLTGTSLKYQRKVSVAVKRARHLALMPYVADLLK, encoded by the coding sequence ATGTCAACTTTAGAACAATCTGCAAAAGGAAAAAAAGAGGGAGATATCAGATATCTAACTCCATTAAATATTGAAACAAATAAACAAAAGAAATATTGTCGTTTCAAAAAATCAGGTATTAAATATGTAGATTATAAAGATCCTGATTTCTTATTGAAATTCGTTAATGAGCAAGGTAAAATTTTACCTCGTCGTTTAACTGGAACTTCTTTAAAATACCAAAGAAAAGTTTCTGTGGCTGTAAAAAGAGCTCGTCATTTAGCTTTAATGCCATACGTAGCGGATTTATTAAAATAA
- the rplI gene encoding 50S ribosomal protein L9 codes for MEIILKKDVQNLGFKDDVVTVKNGYGRNYLIPQGFAVLATPSAKKVLAENLRQKAHKEAKLVADAKSLAEAIKALEIKITAKAGGDKLFGSVSSADIAAALESNGHSIEKKFITSGLIKRVGKYTASVRLHREVIVDLPYEVVGENA; via the coding sequence ATGGAAATTATCTTAAAAAAAGATGTTCAAAATTTAGGTTTTAAAGACGATGTGGTAACTGTAAAAAATGGTTATGGTCGTAACTACCTAATTCCTCAAGGTTTTGCTGTATTGGCAACTCCTTCTGCTAAAAAAGTTTTAGCTGAAAACTTAAGACAAAAAGCACACAAAGAAGCTAAATTAGTTGCAGACGCTAAATCATTAGCTGAAGCTATCAAAGCTCTTGAAATTAAAATTACTGCTAAAGCTGGTGGTGATAAATTATTCGGTTCAGTTTCTAGCGCTGATATTGCTGCTGCTTTAGAAAGCAATGGTCACTCAATCGAGAAAAAATTTATTACTAGTGGTTTAATCAAAAGAGTTGGTAAATATACTGCATCTGTTAGATTACACAGAGAAGTTATCGTTGACTTACCTTACGAAGTAGTAGGAGAAAACGCTTAA
- a CDS encoding DUF6495 family protein: MKYARLTKEQLEELHPEFITFLATQSIDKQEWDDLKENKPQVALQEIDVFSDMIWERALTNVRFIDHFSNDYIFLFKCFDDVVLSYVINSVNSKVDFLTKEGINWLSENLSSDEVVIQKGKKDISNNRNEALFEIIKQGGLISKGELYSKLEILLNQ; this comes from the coding sequence ATGAAGTATGCACGTTTAACCAAAGAACAACTCGAAGAACTCCACCCTGAGTTCATCACTTTTTTAGCAACACAATCTATTGATAAACAAGAATGGGACGATCTTAAAGAGAATAAACCGCAAGTTGCGTTACAAGAAATAGATGTTTTCTCAGATATGATTTGGGAAAGAGCTTTAACAAATGTTCGTTTTATAGACCATTTTTCAAATGATTATATTTTCTTGTTTAAATGTTTTGATGACGTTGTACTTTCTTATGTTATTAATAGTGTGAACTCTAAAGTTGATTTTTTAACAAAAGAAGGAATTAACTGGTTAAGTGAAAATCTTAGTTCAGATGAGGTTGTAATTCAAAAAGGCAAAAAGGATATTTCAAATAATAGAAATGAAGCTTTATTTGAAATTATCAAACAAGGTGGACTGATAAGTAAAGGAGAATTATACAGTAAATTAGAAATACTTTTAAATCAATAA
- the ligA gene encoding NAD-dependent DNA ligase LigA, with protein sequence MDVLATIKALREELNLHNYNYYVLDNPTISDFEFDQKLKQLQDLESKHPEYFDENSPTQRVGGAVTKNFETIAHEYRMYSLDNSYSQEDLTDWVTRCQKILGDVPLEFTCELKYDGASISILYENGKLKRAVTRGDGFQGDDVTNNVKTIKSVPIKLKGDFPDKFEIRGEIILPLAGFEKMNQDLIEIGETPYSNPRNTASGSLKLQDSAEVAKRPLDCLLYSLVGNNLPIQSQFEGLQKARDWGFKVPQQSHLAKSIDEVFEFINYWDVHRHDLPYETDGVVVKVNQIQYQEELGYTAKSPRWAIAYKFKAEQAVTTLESISYQVGRTGAITPVANLQPVQLAGTIVKRASLHNADQIEKLDIRVNDTVFVEKGGEIIPKIVGVDLTQRKADSEKTIYITHCPECDTALVRNEGEAQHYCPNFYGCPPQIIGRVQHYITRKAMDIDGLGGETVALLYNNGLIENYADLYELKKDQIIPLKRMAEKSAENLINGIEKSKKIPFERVLYALGIRYVGETVAKKLAKHYKNIDAIAHASLLDLVLVDEIGEKIAQSVVQFFENPNNVILINRLKEYGVQLAIDESKSTSVSNKLEGNIFVVSGVFETYSRDDLKKVIEENGGKVGSSISSKTNYVVAGANMGPSKLEKAIKLGIPIIDEYKFNELLNE encoded by the coding sequence ATGGATGTTTTAGCTACAATTAAAGCATTACGAGAAGAATTAAATTTGCATAATTATAATTATTATGTTCTAGATAATCCTACTATTTCAGATTTTGAGTTTGATCAAAAACTTAAACAGTTACAAGATTTAGAAAGTAAACATCCAGAGTATTTTGATGAAAATTCGCCTACACAACGTGTAGGTGGAGCTGTAACCAAAAACTTTGAAACTATAGCTCACGAATATAGAATGTATTCGTTGGACAATTCGTATTCGCAAGAAGATTTAACCGATTGGGTTACACGTTGTCAAAAAATATTAGGAGATGTTCCGCTTGAATTTACATGTGAATTAAAGTATGATGGCGCATCAATTAGTATTTTGTATGAAAATGGAAAACTAAAACGCGCAGTAACAAGAGGTGATGGTTTTCAAGGAGATGATGTTACTAATAATGTAAAAACAATTAAATCGGTTCCCATTAAGCTTAAAGGTGATTTTCCTGATAAGTTTGAAATTCGTGGAGAAATTATTCTGCCTTTAGCTGGATTTGAAAAAATGAATCAAGATTTGATTGAAATTGGTGAAACACCTTATTCGAATCCAAGAAATACAGCTTCGGGAAGTTTAAAATTACAAGATAGTGCAGAAGTAGCAAAACGACCATTAGATTGTTTATTGTATTCCTTAGTTGGAAATAATTTGCCCATACAAAGCCAATTTGAAGGTCTGCAAAAAGCAAGAGACTGGGGTTTTAAAGTGCCACAACAATCTCATTTGGCAAAGTCAATAGATGAAGTTTTTGAGTTTATCAATTATTGGGATGTTCACCGTCACGATTTGCCATACGAAACTGATGGAGTAGTGGTAAAGGTAAATCAAATACAATATCAAGAAGAATTAGGTTATACTGCAAAGTCTCCGCGTTGGGCAATTGCATATAAGTTTAAAGCGGAACAAGCGGTTACTACTTTAGAATCAATTTCATATCAAGTTGGTAGAACAGGAGCAATTACTCCAGTTGCCAATTTACAGCCAGTTCAGTTAGCTGGAACCATTGTTAAAAGAGCGTCTTTACATAATGCAGATCAAATTGAGAAACTTGATATTAGAGTTAATGATACTGTTTTTGTTGAAAAAGGAGGCGAAATTATTCCAAAGATTGTAGGTGTTGATCTAACCCAAAGAAAAGCAGATTCAGAAAAAACGATTTATATTACACATTGTCCAGAATGTGACACTGCTTTAGTTCGTAACGAAGGCGAAGCACAACATTATTGTCCAAATTTTTATGGCTGTCCGCCGCAAATTATTGGTAGAGTTCAGCATTATATTACTCGCAAAGCAATGGATATTGATGGTTTAGGAGGAGAAACTGTCGCTTTGCTTTACAATAATGGTTTAATTGAAAATTACGCCGATTTATATGAACTTAAGAAAGATCAAATCATTCCTTTAAAAAGGATGGCTGAGAAATCGGCGGAGAACTTGATTAATGGAATAGAGAAATCTAAAAAAATTCCGTTTGAAAGAGTGTTGTATGCTTTGGGAATTAGATATGTAGGGGAAACAGTGGCTAAAAAATTAGCTAAACACTATAAAAATATTGATGCTATTGCTCATGCTTCATTATTAGATTTAGTTTTAGTGGATGAAATTGGTGAAAAAATTGCTCAAAGTGTGGTGCAGTTTTTTGAAAATCCAAATAATGTTATTTTAATTAATCGATTGAAAGAATATGGAGTTCAGTTAGCAATTGATGAAAGTAAATCGACTTCAGTTTCAAATAAATTAGAAGGAAATATTTTTGTAGTTTCTGGTGTTTTTGAAACCTATTCTAGAGATGATTTGAAGAAAGTTATTGAAGAAAATGGAGGTAAAGTAGGGAGTTCTATTTCGTCTAAAACAAATTATGTTGTTGCTGGTGCAAATATGGGTCCATCTAAATTAGAAAAAGCAATTAAATTAGGAATACCTATAATTGATGAATATAAATTTAATGAACTTTTGAATGAGTAA
- a CDS encoding bifunctional metallophosphatase/5'-nucleotidase: MKRRDFIQKTVTTTALLSVGGFTLSSFSNLETKKLTILHTNDTHSHIDPFESTHSKYPGMGGVSKRAKVIEQIRAEEKNVLLLDAGDIFQGTPYFNYYGGELEFKLMTMLQYDVATMGNHDFDNGIDGFYAQLPHAKFDFVSANYDFKNTILDNIVKPYKIIIKDGIKIGIFGLGVELAGLVDKKLYKETVYNNPIEVATDIVKNLKEVEKCDVVICLSHLGYQYKNEPEKVSDLVLAQKTKNIDLIIGGHTHTFLDKPTLVKNLDGKDVIVNQVGCYGINLGRIDFYFTNEQKSNSVNRNIVI; the protein is encoded by the coding sequence ATGAAAAGGAGAGATTTTATACAGAAAACAGTTACTACTACCGCATTATTGTCGGTTGGTGGCTTTACTCTATCTAGTTTTTCAAATTTAGAAACTAAAAAATTAACAATACTTCATACAAACGATACGCATAGTCATATAGATCCATTTGAATCGACTCATTCTAAATATCCAGGAATGGGAGGCGTTTCTAAAAGAGCTAAAGTTATTGAACAAATAAGAGCCGAAGAAAAAAATGTCTTATTACTTGATGCTGGAGATATTTTTCAGGGAACTCCTTATTTCAACTATTATGGTGGCGAATTAGAGTTTAAATTGATGACTATGTTACAATATGATGTAGCTACTATGGGAAATCATGATTTCGATAATGGTATTGATGGATTTTATGCACAGTTACCTCATGCAAAATTTGATTTTGTTTCTGCTAATTATGATTTTAAAAACACCATTTTAGACAACATTGTAAAACCTTACAAAATCATTATAAAAGATGGTATTAAAATTGGAATTTTTGGTTTAGGTGTTGAATTAGCTGGATTAGTTGATAAAAAACTTTACAAAGAAACCGTTTACAACAACCCAATTGAAGTTGCAACAGATATTGTAAAAAATCTAAAAGAAGTTGAAAAATGTGATGTTGTAATTTGCTTATCACATTTAGGCTATCAATATAAAAATGAACCTGAAAAAGTGAGCGATCTTGTTTTGGCACAAAAAACTAAAAACATCGATCTAATTATTGGTGGTCATACTCACACTTTTTTAGACAAACCTACTTTAGTTAAAAACTTAGATGGAAAAGATGTTATTGTAAACCAAGTTGGCTGCTACGGAATAAATCTAGGAAGAATAGATTTTTATTTCACTAACGAGCAAAAAAGTAATAGTGTAAATCGAAATATAGTTATTTAA
- a CDS encoding 5'-nucleotidase C-terminal domain-containing protein, translating into MSFTSCKTKENVIYEIKTSKIPIENTIIGDNSLENFILPYRENISKDLSSVLAYNPIDQDKSKGKWETNIGNLFAESTFELANPVFKNRTGKDIDICLLNHGGIRSIIPKGNVTTKTAYDIMPFENSVIVVALTGDKIIDLAKYIIKERKPHPLFGLTIYTKDNQVLVDKILVNDKPIEISKVYYVATSDYLANGGDNMNFFTSSNEKYDIDYKLRNLFIDYFKKVDTIPNITTKHIIEE; encoded by the coding sequence TTGTCATTTACATCGTGCAAGACAAAAGAAAATGTTATTTATGAGATAAAAACTTCTAAAATTCCTATTGAAAATACAATTATTGGAGATAATTCTTTAGAAAATTTTATTCTTCCTTACCGCGAAAACATAAGTAAAGATTTAAGTAGTGTTTTAGCTTACAATCCTATTGATCAAGACAAAAGCAAAGGTAAATGGGAAACTAACATTGGAAACCTATTTGCTGAATCAACTTTCGAATTAGCAAACCCTGTTTTTAAAAATAGAACAGGAAAGGATATTGACATTTGTTTATTAAATCACGGCGGAATTCGTTCTATAATTCCCAAAGGCAATGTAACTACCAAAACTGCTTATGATATTATGCCTTTTGAAAACAGTGTCATTGTTGTAGCTTTAACTGGTGATAAAATTATTGATTTAGCCAAATATATCATTAAAGAAAGAAAACCTCATCCGCTTTTTGGTTTAACTATTTACACAAAAGACAATCAAGTTCTTGTAGATAAAATTCTTGTAAATGATAAACCTATAGAAATTTCTAAAGTATATTATGTTGCTACATCTGATTATTTAGCAAATGGCGGTGACAATATGAATTTCTTTACTTCAAGTAACGAAAAATATGACATTGATTATAAATTGAGAAATCTATTTATTGATTATTTCAAAAAAGTAGATACAATCCCTAATATTACAACTAAACATATAATTGAGGAATAA
- a CDS encoding DUF6913 domain-containing protein, giving the protein MFSKIFKEFFLKKIVNKRLLSYRLNDSDDKIETIGIIVDETYFTNKDKLISALLKKGFNKEQLTILVFKEKVKAKEVIEEPFFSLKNITISGKINKTEVEGFVGKKFDLLINYYDEPKAVLNMVAKKSAANFKVGFSDIDKRINHLIIASDVDAIDEFVEELFKYLKILNKI; this is encoded by the coding sequence ATGTTTTCAAAAATATTTAAGGAATTTTTTCTAAAAAAAATAGTTAACAAAAGGTTATTAAGTTATCGGTTAAACGATTCTGATGACAAAATTGAAACTATTGGAATCATTGTAGATGAAACATATTTTACCAATAAAGATAAATTAATTTCAGCTTTACTTAAAAAAGGATTTAATAAAGAACAACTAACAATATTAGTATTCAAAGAAAAAGTAAAAGCAAAAGAAGTTATTGAAGAACCGTTTTTTTCTTTAAAAAATATTACCATTTCAGGAAAAATAAATAAAACTGAAGTTGAAGGTTTTGTAGGAAAGAAGTTTGATTTGTTGATAAATTATTACGACGAACCAAAAGCGGTGTTAAATATGGTTGCTAAAAAATCTGCTGCTAATTTTAAAGTAGGTTTCAGTGATATTGATAAGAGAATAAATCATTTAATAATTGCTTCAGATGTTGATGCAATTGATGAATTTGTTGAAGAGTTATTCAAATATTTAAAAATTTTAAATAAAATATAA
- a CDS encoding outer membrane protein assembly factor BamD produces the protein MKKIISILTLVVVLTSCSEYQKALKSEDIALKTKVAETKYNDGKYKKALRLYEQIAPLMKGKPNAERIFYFYAKSYYETEQYYLAGYQFESFVAGYPKSEKREEATFLGAECFYNLSPVYSLDQVDTEKALSKLQKFIDTYPNSEYLPKANEYVKELSEKLEKKNFEVAKQYNTISDYKASIKAFENFLIDFPGTKYKEQALYYRFDSAYQLAINSVPSKKEERLNYAKTLYGNLVKFKEDTEFKETADEMLATINKELQQYTNIN, from the coding sequence ATGAAGAAAATAATATCGATTCTGACTTTGGTGGTTGTTTTAACCTCATGTAGTGAATATCAAAAAGCTTTAAAAAGTGAAGATATTGCTTTGAAAACTAAAGTAGCAGAAACAAAATATAACGATGGAAAATACAAAAAAGCTTTGCGTTTGTATGAGCAAATAGCTCCTCTAATGAAAGGTAAGCCTAATGCTGAACGTATATTTTATTTTTATGCAAAATCATATTACGAAACAGAACAATATTATTTAGCTGGTTATCAGTTTGAAAGTTTTGTAGCAGGTTACCCTAAAAGTGAAAAAAGGGAAGAAGCAACTTTTTTAGGTGCGGAATGTTTTTATAATCTTTCTCCTGTTTACAGTTTAGATCAAGTAGATACTGAAAAAGCATTAAGTAAATTACAAAAGTTTATTGATACTTATCCAAATTCTGAATATTTGCCAAAAGCTAATGAGTATGTTAAAGAATTAAGCGAGAAGTTAGAAAAGAAAAATTTTGAAGTTGCAAAACAATACAATACAATTTCTGATTATAAAGCTTCAATTAAAGCGTTTGAAAACTTTTTAATTGATTTTCCAGGAACAAAATATAAAGAACAAGCATTGTATTATAGATTTGATTCAGCATATCAATTAGCAATAAATAGTGTTCCTTCAAAAAAAGAAGAGCGTTTAAATTATGCTAAAACTCTATATGGAAATTTAGTTAAATTTAAAGAAGATACTGAGTTCAAAGAAACAGCCGATGAAATGTTGGCAACCATAAATAAAGAATTACAACAATATACTAATATCAATTAA
- a CDS encoding DNA-directed RNA polymerase subunit omega translates to MDLKKTTAPVNTITYNKATIEAPTGNIYEAITIIAKRASQINSEIKKELIEKLDEFATYNDSLEEIFENKEQIEVSKFYEKLPKPHALAVQEWLEDKIYYREAK, encoded by the coding sequence ATGGATTTAAAAAAGACAACTGCTCCAGTTAATACAATTACGTATAACAAAGCGACAATTGAAGCTCCAACAGGAAATATTTATGAGGCAATTACAATCATAGCTAAAAGAGCAAGTCAAATTAACTCTGAAATTAAAAAAGAGTTAATTGAAAAATTAGATGAGTTTGCAACTTATAACGATAGTTTAGAAGAAATCTTCGAAAATAAAGAGCAAATTGAAGTATCTAAGTTTTATGAAAAACTTCCTAAACCTCATGCATTAGCTGTGCAAGAATGGTTAGAAGATAAAATTTATTATAGAGAGGCTAAATAA